A single window of Deltaproteobacteria bacterium PRO3 DNA harbors:
- the hemC gene encoding hydroxymethylbilane synthase: protein MPEAQAGPQPRGGPAQCPAGRRAALRAAPRPVGEGGRVSPRRLILGTRGSPLALAQSRRFAEELKAAHPGLEVDFQTITTSGDRIQNRFLAEVGGKGLFVKEIEDALGIGGIDLAVHSLKDMPAVLPEGLEIACYPRRKSPRDVMIAREGSDWPALPPGAKVGTSSLRRRLQLGRLRPDLNFELLRGNIDTRLRKLEAGDYDAIVLARAGMERLGLDVARAVDLPIVPAPGQGTLAIEIRSADRELRELLAALHDIETERVSMAERRVMRELGGSCNLPLGVFGEIAGGALRLQAFLASPDGAKYIEVESEGSAEAPLEAADLLVEEIWRRGGRDILAAIG from the coding sequence CTGCCTGAGGCGCAAGCAGGCCCTCAACCACGAGGAGGTCCTGCACAATGCCCAGCGGGTCGACGGGCAGCTCTCCGCGCTGCTCCGCGGCCTGTTGGAGAAGGGGGTCGCGTGAGCCCGCGACGGCTCATCCTGGGGACGCGCGGCTCGCCCTTGGCGCTGGCCCAGTCCCGGCGCTTCGCCGAGGAGCTCAAGGCCGCGCACCCCGGCCTCGAGGTCGATTTCCAGACCATCACCACCTCGGGCGACCGCATCCAAAACCGCTTCCTGGCCGAGGTCGGCGGCAAGGGCCTCTTCGTGAAGGAGATCGAGGACGCCCTTGGCATAGGCGGCATCGACCTCGCGGTACACAGCCTCAAGGATATGCCTGCGGTCTTGCCGGAGGGGCTGGAGATCGCCTGCTACCCGCGGCGCAAGAGCCCGCGGGACGTCATGATCGCGCGGGAGGGATCGGATTGGCCGGCGCTGCCGCCGGGCGCCAAGGTGGGCACCAGCAGCCTGCGGCGGCGCCTGCAGCTGGGCCGCCTGCGTCCGGACCTGAATTTCGAGCTGCTGCGCGGCAACATCGACACGCGGCTGCGCAAGCTGGAGGCGGGCGATTACGACGCCATCGTCCTCGCCCGGGCCGGCATGGAGCGCCTGGGACTGGACGTCGCCCGCGCGGTGGACCTGCCGATCGTCCCGGCGCCGGGGCAGGGCACCCTCGCGATCGAGATCCGCTCGGCGGATCGGGAGCTTCGCGAGCTGCTCGCGGCCCTTCACGACATCGAGACCGAGCGGGTCTCGATGGCCGAGCGCCGCGTGATGCGCGAGCTGGGCGGGAGCTGCAACCTGCCCTTGGGGGTCTTCGGCGAGATCGCCGGCGGCGCCTTGAGGCTTCAGGCCTTTTTGGCGAGCCCGGACGGGGCGAAATATATCGAGGTGGAAAGCGAGGGATCCGCCGAAGCGCCGCTCGAGGCGGCCGACCTTTTGGTGGAGGAGATTTGGCGCCGGGGCGGGCGGGATATTTTGGCGGCGATCGGATAA